One Buteo buteo chromosome 4, bButBut1.hap1.1, whole genome shotgun sequence DNA segment encodes these proteins:
- the TMEM150A gene encoding transmembrane protein 150A — protein MPGPRMPAWGILPVTLPAFTITGMWIVYAMALSNNHICPVHNWNYNQSCGGDGPGSCCTLDHIPLVSKCGTLPPESCFFSLICSLGSFMVILVGLLRYAHLLERLGPSLLNTLGLATGWVCAAGLTMVGNFQVDHAKVLHYIGAGVAFPTSMLFLLLQSILTYRMAKTRGQYWTGHLRSILTAVAFLTLVFSGVFFIQESFVLQHVAALCEWMFIIDVLVFYGTFTFEFGAISTDTFLVLLKASRAPKSYKGESGVSSTAHIHSHAEGLAMA, from the exons ATGCCCGGCCCCAGGATGCCGGCCTGGGGGATCCTGCCCGTCACGCTGCCTGCCTTCACCATCACTGGCATGTGGATCGT GTACGCCATGGCGCTCTCCAACAACCACATCTGCCCCGTCCACAACTG GAATTACAACCAGTCGTGTGGCGGGGACGGCCCCGGCTCCTGCTGCACGCTGGACCACATCCCCCTCGTCAG CAAGTGTGGCACCCTGCCCCCCGAGAGCTGCTTCTTCAGCCTCATCTGCAGCCTGGGCTCCTTCATGG TCATCCTGGTGGGGCTGCTGCGCTACGCCCACCTCCTGGAGCGTCTCGGGCCATCTCTCCTCAACACCTTGGGGCTGGCCACCGGCTGGGTCTGCGCCGCTGGCCTCACCATGGTCGGCAACTTCCAG GTGGATCACGCCAAGGTGCTGCACTACATTGGGGCAGGGGTGGCCTTTCCCACCAGCATGCTGTTCCTGCTCCTGCAGTCCATCCTCACCTACCGCATGGCCAAAACCCGTGGGCAGTACTGGACCGGCCACTTACGCAGCATCCTCACTGCTGTGGCCTTCCTCACCCTCGTCTTCA GCGGTGTGTTCTTCATCCAGGAGAGCTTCGTGCTGCAGCACGTGGCTGCCCTGTGCGAGTGGATGTTCATTATTGATGTCCTGGTCTTCTACGGCACCTTCACCTTTGAGTTTGGGGCCATCTCCACAGACACCTTCCTGGTCCTGCTGAAAGCCAGCCGGGCTCCCAAAAGTTACAAAGGCGAGAGCGGCGTGTCCAGCACAGCCCACATCCACAGCCACGCGGAGGGCCTGGCTATGGCCTGA